The Alphaproteobacteria bacterium genome contains a region encoding:
- a CDS encoding amino acid ABC transporter permease yields the protein MNFDWSVVWRNSDALIEGTKLTILLAATTMAISIPGGMLLALMRLSGVRALVWASAAFTELFRNLPLILVIYTAYYILPVATGLSFSPVVTGIVALSLNVSAYNGETFRAGIASIRKGQSEAAYALGMTRWQTTRDIVLPQAVRRVLPVLASTWVSLFKDTSLVSVISVGELAYNSMRLRAQTYRVLEMLTAMAAIYWALGYPQAKLVDWINRRYAVTE from the coding sequence ATGAATTTCGACTGGTCCGTGGTCTGGCGCAACAGCGATGCCCTGATCGAGGGCACCAAGCTGACGATCCTGCTCGCCGCCACCACGATGGCGATCTCGATCCCCGGCGGCATGCTGCTCGCGCTGATGCGGCTCTCCGGCGTTCGCGCGCTGGTATGGGCGAGCGCCGCCTTCACCGAGCTGTTCCGCAACCTGCCGCTGATCCTGGTGATCTACACCGCTTACTATATTCTCCCGGTCGCCACCGGCCTCTCCTTCTCGCCCGTCGTCACCGGCATCGTGGCGCTGAGCCTGAATGTCTCGGCCTACAACGGCGAGACATTCCGCGCCGGCATCGCGTCGATCCGCAAGGGGCAGAGCGAGGCGGCCTATGCGCTCGGCATGACGCGCTGGCAGACGACGCGCGACATCGTGCTGCCGCAGGCGGTGCGGCGCGTGCTGCCGGTGCTGGCGAGCACCTGGGTGTCGCTGTTCAAGGACACCTCGCTCGTCTCCGTCATCTCCGTCGGCGAGCTCGCCTACAATTCGATGCGCCTGCGCGCACAGACCTATCGCGTGCTCGAAATGCTCACCGCGATGGCGGCGATCTACTGGGCGCTCGGCTATCCGCAGGCCAAGCTCGTCGACTGGATCAACCGGCGCTATGCGGTGACCGAATGA
- a CDS encoding amino acid ABC transporter ATP-binding protein has translation MNAGTNSSRRGEGSTPVLAYRNVVKRFADFVALAGVTAQVRKGEVVCLIGPSGSGKSTLLRCTNGLELIDDGEIALDGTPMPRDWNGMRRVRQRMGMVFQNFELFPHKTVLGNVTVGPMTVLRMPRKAAEARALDLLRKVGLADKAPSYPSQLSGGQQQRVAIARALAMEPEVMLFDEPTSALDPETIGEVLNVMAQLAREGMTMVVVTHEMTFARRVADWVIVMDRGAIIEQGPSEQIFDAPTVERTRDFLSHLGWEG, from the coding sequence ATGAACGCCGGCACGAACAGTTCGCGAAGGGGCGAAGGCAGCACGCCGGTGCTCGCCTATCGCAATGTCGTCAAGCGTTTCGCGGATTTCGTCGCGCTCGCGGGCGTGACGGCGCAGGTGCGCAAGGGCGAGGTCGTCTGCCTGATCGGCCCCTCGGGATCGGGCAAATCGACGCTGCTGCGCTGCACGAACGGCCTCGAGCTGATCGACGACGGCGAGATCGCGCTCGACGGCACGCCGATGCCGCGCGACTGGAACGGCATGCGCCGCGTGCGCCAGCGCATGGGAATGGTGTTCCAGAATTTCGAGTTGTTCCCGCACAAGACGGTGCTCGGCAACGTCACCGTCGGCCCGATGACGGTGCTGCGCATGCCGCGCAAAGCCGCGGAAGCGCGCGCGCTCGATCTGCTCAGGAAGGTCGGCCTCGCCGACAAGGCGCCGAGCTATCCGTCGCAACTCTCCGGCGGCCAGCAGCAGCGCGTGGCGATTGCCCGTGCGCTCGCCATGGAGCCGGAGGTGATGCTGTTCGACGAGCCGACCTCCGCGCTCGATCCCGAAACGATCGGCGAGGTGCTCAACGTCATGGCGCAACTCGCCCGCGAGGGGATGACGATGGTGGTCGTCACGCACGAGATGACGTTTGCCCGGAGAGTCGCCGACTGGGTCATCGTGATGGATCGCGGCGCGATCATCGAACAAGGGCCGTCGGAGCAGATCTTCGACGCGCCGACGGTCGAGCGCACGCGCGATTTCCTCAGCCACCTCGGCTGGGAGGGGTGA